One Bacteroidota bacterium DNA segment encodes these proteins:
- a CDS encoding TonB-dependent receptor, which yields MRSLLLAALLVAAPALAQTGVIEGTVRDAGGAPLPGATVQLDDPPLGTTTDRDGQYQIDEVPVGNVVLIVRFVGFVPVEQVVSVQAGQATTVDVTLSDAALGLNQVVVTASRTAERAVSAPAAISVRPATVIAERGAVTAANALRGVTGVYVQEYTEGAFPIVRMRGAGDAGILQNTDVLILIDGIPQVNVNGQSYYEQVPLEGVERIEVVRGPTSALYGRNGIGGAVNVITREAPSTFSASADLSGGSFATGRTRLTAGGPLAGQAVRAFGAFTAETSSGWRDGGDRLLIDGFGRLDADLGDRAGLTVTAQTVRLDQGSVSVLPIDGSGELFSEIERTANLALPDTEGENRAT from the coding sequence ATGCGTTCTCTTCTCCTTGCGGCTCTCCTGGTGGCCGCTCCCGCCCTCGCCCAGACGGGCGTCATCGAAGGCACGGTCCGCGACGCCGGCGGTGCGCCTCTGCCGGGCGCGACCGTTCAACTCGACGACCCCCCGCTCGGGACCACCACCGACCGAGACGGTCAGTACCAGATCGACGAGGTCCCCGTTGGCAACGTCGTGCTCATCGTCCGGTTCGTCGGGTTCGTGCCTGTCGAGCAGGTGGTGAGCGTCCAGGCCGGCCAGGCCACCACCGTGGATGTCACGCTGTCGGACGCGGCCCTCGGGCTCAACCAGGTCGTCGTCACCGCCAGCCGGACGGCCGAGCGGGCCGTGAGCGCGCCAGCGGCCATCAGCGTCCGCCCCGCCACGGTCATCGCCGAGCGCGGCGCGGTCACGGCCGCCAACGCGCTCCGCGGCGTCACGGGCGTCTACGTGCAGGAGTACACCGAAGGCGCCTTCCCGATCGTCCGCATGCGGGGGGCCGGTGACGCCGGGATTCTCCAAAACACGGATGTCCTCATCCTCATCGACGGGATCCCGCAGGTCAACGTCAACGGGCAGAGCTACTACGAGCAGGTCCCGCTCGAAGGCGTCGAGCGGATCGAGGTCGTCCGCGGCCCCACGTCGGCGCTCTACGGCCGCAATGGGATCGGCGGCGCGGTCAACGTCATCACGCGAGAGGCGCCCTCCACGTTCAGCGCCTCGGCAGATCTCTCCGGCGGTTCGTTCGCGACGGGCCGCACGCGCCTCACGGCTGGAGGTCCCCTGGCGGGTCAGGCCGTCCGCGCCTTTGGCGCCTTCACGGCCGAGACGTCCAGCGGCTGGCGCGACGGCGGTGACCGCCTGCTCATCGACGGGTTCGGCCGCCTCGACGCCGACCTCGGCGACCGCGCCGGCCTCACGGTGACGGCCCAGACGGTCCGGCTCGACCAGGGCTCGGTCTCCGTCCTGCCCATCGACGGCTCCGGCGAGCTGTTCTCTGAGATCGAGCGGACGGCCAACCTCGCCCTCCCCGATACCGAGGGCGAGAACCGGGCGACCTAG